From one Mobula hypostoma chromosome 28, sMobHyp1.1, whole genome shotgun sequence genomic stretch:
- the LOC134338744 gene encoding C3a anaphylatoxin chemotactic receptor-like, translated as MTELRPVKMWNRSEDLMWSFRAPWKKCVPVMRPATSCPEDHRWARRNVSMNRNPGNEQVSIIFSEIITAISFLFGVPCNGAVIWVIGFKMKRKVHVECFLNLAVADLIICLTFGLGMFIKNVRHLCIGGDIRFTLIYFTMCSSCSASVFLLILISIIRCLSVTRPVWFRQHLSHYLARAACIAAWGLALLVGLIGTLHGKLEPEDGYKTRGIWNASWAIAIFGIPVLIMAACYLLVVWKLYAGKFVKSRKPIRLTLAVVTAFIICWLPFHSCTVAKSFSKDPTIFCKVSCSLVCFNSTLNSFLYVFVGRNFCLVFRRSVANSIRLAFTEEAQELENDCPDITVTTVTRLRGTHDADPQGSNVP; from the coding sequence ACCCGCTACGTCGTGTCCCGAAGATCATCGCTGGGCCCGACGCAACGTCTCCATGAATCGCAATCCGGGTAATGAGCAAGTATCCATTATCTTTTCCGAGATCATCACCGCCATCTCCTTTCTGTTTGGCGTCCCCTGCAACGGCGCGGTAATCTGGGTGATAGGATTCAAGATGAAGAGGAAGGTCCACGTTGAGTGTTTCCTGAACCTGGCCGTGGCGGATCTGATCATCTGCCTTACCTTCGGCCTCGGGATGTTCATCAAAAACGTCCGACACCTCTGTATCGGAGGAGATATTCGCTTTACGTTGATCTACTTCACCATGTGCTCCAGTTGTTCCGCCAGCGTCTTTTTGTTGATTTTGATCAGCATCATCCGCTGCCTCTCTGTCACTCGGCCCGTATGGTTTCGGCAGCACCTTAGCCACTATCTGGCGCGTGCAGCTTGCATAGCGGCCTGGGGCCTCGCGCTCCTCGTCGGCTTGATCGGCACACTGCATGGAAAGTTAGAGCCGGAAGACGGGTATAAAACGAGGGGAATATGGAATGCAAGTTGGGCCATCGCCATTTTCGGCATCCCAGTTCTGATTATGGCCGCTTGCTACCTCCTGGTTGTCTGGAAGCTGTACGCGGGAAAGTTCGTCAAGTCCAGGAAGCCTATCCGCCTCACCTTGGCCGTGGTCACCGCCTTTATCATCTGCTGGCTCCCGTTCCACAGCTGCACCGTAGCCAAATCCTTTTCCAAAGATCCCACGATCTTCTGTAAGGTATCATGCAGTCTGGTTTGCTTCAACAGCACTCTAAACTCCTTTCTCTACGTTTTCGTCGGCCGCAACTTCTGCTTGGTCTTCAGACGCTCAGTGGCCAACTCTATCAGACTTGCTTTCACCGAAGAAGCGCAAGAGTTAGAGAACGACTGTCCTGATATTACTGTCACCACCGTGACGAGACTGAGAGGGACCCACGACGCTGACCCTCAGGGGAGCAATGTCCCCTGA